One window from the genome of Sandaracinaceae bacterium encodes:
- a CDS encoding GGDEF domain-containing protein yields the protein MSADDDLVVDPGALRMRVADVTATENLARLRTLGPLLVLVHIAHVVVFLSFQPLVDNALTSPERAETWRVAVAGSHAAAALFSVLCSVAIWRIGSGMSVLGQLLPLVAGLGYLLLGALLTSIDQLVTNSISAYLVVALGVAMAIRATLAQTLVGYTLAFVAMLVGCTLLQDDVPQRLSVTVNGLTATALGVGLALYANRSTRRRTHQRVLIESQRRALTETNARLEDEIKERRRAEAELMHLATHDVLTGLPNRRAFGPMLERAVRAAREGSPSTLALLDLDHFKTVNDRHGHTQGDEVLRDTARALRAALRTDDEAARLGGEEFGVILRGTNAADAGVLLDRLRHEIAEQRWDIPDLRVTTSIGYTELLADESVDARSALRRADAALYEAKEHGRDRIVAG from the coding sequence GTGTCCGCGGACGACGACCTCGTGGTTGACCCCGGCGCGCTCCGCATGCGAGTGGCCGACGTCACCGCCACGGAGAACCTCGCCCGCCTGCGCACGCTGGGTCCGCTGCTGGTGCTGGTGCACATCGCCCACGTCGTGGTCTTCCTCTCATTTCAGCCCCTCGTCGACAACGCGCTCACCAGCCCAGAGCGGGCCGAGACCTGGCGGGTGGCGGTGGCCGGGTCGCACGCGGCGGCGGCGCTCTTCAGCGTGCTCTGCTCCGTGGCCATCTGGCGCATCGGCTCGGGCATGAGCGTCCTCGGGCAGCTGCTGCCGCTGGTGGCAGGCCTCGGCTACCTCCTGCTCGGCGCGCTCCTCACCAGCATCGACCAGCTGGTCACCAACTCGATCAGCGCATACCTGGTGGTGGCGCTGGGCGTGGCCATGGCCATTCGCGCCACGCTGGCGCAGACGCTAGTCGGCTATACGCTGGCTTTCGTGGCCATGCTGGTGGGCTGCACGCTGCTGCAGGACGACGTGCCGCAGCGGCTCTCCGTCACGGTGAACGGCCTGACGGCCACCGCCCTGGGCGTGGGCCTGGCGCTGTACGCCAACCGCTCCACGCGCAGGCGCACGCACCAGCGCGTGCTGATCGAGTCGCAGCGGCGCGCGCTGACCGAGACCAACGCGCGCCTGGAGGACGAAATCAAGGAGCGTCGCCGCGCCGAGGCCGAGCTCATGCACCTGGCCACTCACGACGTGCTGACCGGCCTGCCCAACCGGCGCGCCTTTGGTCCCATGCTCGAGCGAGCGGTGCGCGCCGCGCGTGAGGGCTCGCCCAGCACGCTGGCACTGCTGGACCTCGACCACTTCAAGACCGTGAACGACCGGCACGGTCACACGCAGGGCGACGAGGTGCTGCGCGACACGGCGCGTGCGCTGCGAGCAGCGCTGCGCACCGACGACGAGGCCGCGCGCCTGGGCGGCGAGGAGTTCGGGGTCATCCTGCGGGGCACCAACGCGGCCGACGCGGGCGTCTTGCTGGACCGCCTCCGTCACGAGATCGCGGAGCAGCGCTGGGACATCCCCGACCTGCGCGTCACCACCAGCATCGGCTACACCGAGCTGCTCGCCGACGAGAGCGTGGACGCGCGCAGCGCCCTCCGCCGCGCCGACGCCGCGCTCTACGAGGCGAAGGAGCACGGGCGAGACCGCATCGTGGCGGGGTAG
- a CDS encoding ABC transporter ATP-binding protein, which translates to MTERPAPTPTPPVRAEKLTKLYGTTRALLDFDGSFAPGAVTVVEGPNGSGKSTLLALLAQTARPTSGQVHYGAELASPTALRAAVGMVAHDAMLYPDLTGLENLALYAELYSVPTSQQRIEELRARFGVGGFAERPVRTYSRGQQQRVALCRALLHAPSILLLDEPTNGLDTDSVKRLVDAVVVERARGAIQILVTHDRAFADRVADARIALRAGRRITVDPASSAPYRAEPGVTA; encoded by the coding sequence ATGACCGAGCGCCCCGCCCCGACCCCCACGCCGCCCGTGCGCGCCGAGAAGCTCACCAAGCTCTACGGCACCACGCGCGCTCTCTTGGACTTCGACGGCAGCTTCGCGCCCGGCGCGGTGACCGTGGTGGAGGGCCCCAACGGCTCGGGCAAGAGCACGCTGCTGGCGTTGCTGGCGCAGACCGCGCGGCCCACCAGCGGCCAGGTGCACTACGGCGCGGAGCTCGCGTCGCCCACCGCGCTGCGCGCCGCCGTGGGCATGGTGGCGCACGACGCCATGCTCTACCCGGACCTCACGGGCCTCGAGAACCTGGCGCTCTATGCAGAGCTCTACTCGGTGCCCACGTCGCAGCAGCGCATCGAGGAGCTGCGCGCGCGCTTCGGCGTGGGCGGCTTCGCCGAGCGGCCGGTGCGCACGTACTCGCGTGGCCAGCAGCAGCGCGTGGCGCTCTGCCGTGCGCTGCTGCACGCGCCCAGCATCCTGCTGCTGGACGAGCCCACCAACGGCCTCGACACCGACTCGGTGAAGCGCCTGGTAGACGCCGTGGTGGTCGAGCGCGCGCGTGGGGCCATCCAGATCCTGGTCACGCATGACCGCGCCTTCGCCGACCGCGTGGCCGACGCCCGCATCGCGCTGCGCGCAGGGCGCCGCATCACCGTGGACCCTGCGTCGAGCGCTCCCTATCGCGCCGAGCCAGGGGTCACGGCATGA
- a CDS encoding riboflavin synthase subunit alpha, with protein sequence MYSGITRGLFPVVQVSRAPGLLSYVVDFGAELSAGLALGASVAIDGVCQTVASLDGTRVGFDAIQETLNLTTLDTLEVGRLVSVERSLRVGDELGGHEVAGHVVGRGEIAEVRLEGHDVAMRVRVPEAFMPYILPKGFIAVDGSSLTVGRTYPDGFTLHLIPETLRLTNFGSRHVGDLVNIELDPRTVAIVHTVERVLAQRLATQASP encoded by the coding sequence ATGTACAGCGGAATCACACGGGGCCTCTTTCCGGTGGTGCAGGTCAGCCGCGCGCCGGGGCTGCTGAGCTACGTGGTGGACTTCGGCGCCGAGCTCTCCGCCGGCTTGGCTCTCGGGGCCAGCGTGGCCATCGACGGTGTGTGCCAGACGGTGGCATCGCTCGACGGCACCCGGGTGGGCTTCGACGCCATCCAAGAGACGCTGAACCTCACCACGCTCGACACGCTCGAGGTGGGCCGCCTGGTCAGCGTGGAGCGCAGCCTGCGCGTGGGCGACGAGCTGGGCGGTCACGAGGTGGCGGGGCACGTGGTGGGGCGCGGCGAGATCGCCGAGGTGCGGCTCGAGGGCCACGACGTGGCCATGCGGGTGCGCGTGCCGGAGGCGTTCATGCCGTACATCCTGCCCAAGGGCTTCATCGCGGTGGACGGCTCCAGCCTGACCGTGGGGCGCACCTATCCGGACGGCTTCACGCTGCACCTCATCCCCGAGACGCTCCGGCTCACCAACTTCGGGTCTCGCCACGTGGGCGACCTGGTGAACATCGAGCTGGACCCGCGCACGGTGGCCATCGTCCACACCGTGGAGCGCGTGCTCGCACAGCGCCTCGCCACCCAGGCCAGCCCGTGA
- a CDS encoding heme exporter protein CcmB, with translation MSARAPIGLLAGALIIAKKDLRIEARTREVTATTGLFALLVVVMAALSFYLTQDLARQVAPGVLFVSLSFAGVLGMGRSWARERELGALRGLLMSPIPRASIYLGKLVSTTLFLGLIALLLLPIVGVFFHLEPDLTLLVVAGITLLTCFGFAAAGTLFAALTVQTRARDLMLSVVVFPLVTPTLLAGVLGAREVLGGAPISEALDWMLLLGACDLLFLSAGVLLFDTLLSD, from the coding sequence ATGAGCGCTCGCGCTCCCATCGGGCTCTTGGCAGGCGCCCTGATCATCGCCAAGAAAGACTTGCGCATCGAGGCCCGCACGCGCGAGGTCACGGCCACCACGGGGCTCTTCGCGCTGCTGGTGGTGGTCATGGCGGCGCTGTCGTTCTACCTCACGCAGGACCTCGCGCGGCAGGTGGCCCCGGGGGTGCTGTTCGTCTCGCTCAGCTTCGCGGGCGTGCTGGGCATGGGCCGCAGCTGGGCCCGCGAGCGCGAGCTGGGCGCCCTGCGCGGCCTGCTCATGAGCCCCATCCCGCGCGCCTCCATCTACCTGGGCAAGCTGGTCTCCACCACGCTGTTCCTCGGGCTCATCGCGCTCCTGCTGCTGCCCATCGTGGGCGTCTTCTTCCACCTCGAGCCGGACCTCACGCTGCTGGTGGTGGCGGGCATCACGCTGCTCACCTGCTTCGGCTTCGCCGCCGCCGGCACGCTCTTCGCGGCGCTCACCGTGCAGACTCGCGCGCGCGACCTGATGCTGAGCGTGGTGGTCTTCCCGCTGGTCACGCCCACCTTGCTGGCCGGCGTGCTGGGCGCCCGCGAGGTGCTGGGCGGCGCGCCCATCAGCGAGGCGCTCGACTGGATGCTGCTGCTCGGCGCGTGCGACCTGCTGTTCCTGTCGGCGGGCGTGCTGCTGTTCGACACGCTGCTGTCGGACTGA
- a CDS encoding RNB domain-containing ribonuclease, giving the protein MRSTLIAIVVEDAGQLKLRDPFEPDRPSLMLVPKQDTPLAAGDWVRARLDHEASHVPRAFFEERCATAGSARAHLYGIAADHGLDPVFPDTVLAEAHALVAQPGLDDPALRDYRALRFVTIDGATSRDLDQAVHLEAEGSGFLLRYALADAAYYVRPGTTLFEEAVKRGASYYLPGFMIPMLPRPLSEGIISLNPDVERRALVFEMHLDAAGQCLRTEVVRALVRSHAKLSFERAQAYLDDPVAQAFDDPAINSSLTLLAHVGRLLMRDAERRDVVRYRREELGINVGAEGLTMSVHLHPRLEIERYNEQCSLLCNVEGAKLLRDGVTAAGAEIQPIYRVHPSPEPEKVRRFEALLAAMVRLHELDARVFGWRADGDVALNDFLDGLPSDGPHARLAQAIHRQAVMVNVRSEFTEDPGQHHGVGAEVYARFSAPMREIVGVFLHKETWELLSGDVPSADVIARDEALRDRVVERSNEAKRIQGRINQLAHLYVLDQLFDNDLARPDEERTRWHGTVMGLTRDKVHVTFEEPPVDVKLYIDDLEEQLRTKVELSDDGASLRRASGRGVCRIGEPVSVRVARWDPSRKRFVLRMDVD; this is encoded by the coding sequence GTGCGCTCCACCCTGATTGCCATCGTCGTCGAGGACGCCGGACAGCTCAAGCTCCGTGATCCCTTCGAGCCCGACCGTCCCTCGTTGATGCTGGTCCCCAAGCAGGACACGCCGCTCGCCGCGGGCGACTGGGTGCGCGCGCGCCTGGATCACGAGGCCAGCCACGTGCCGCGCGCCTTCTTCGAGGAGCGCTGCGCCACGGCCGGCTCCGCGCGCGCCCATCTCTATGGGATAGCCGCCGACCACGGGTTGGACCCGGTCTTCCCAGACACCGTGCTGGCCGAGGCGCATGCGCTCGTGGCCCAGCCCGGGCTCGACGACCCGGCGTTGCGGGACTACCGCGCGCTGCGCTTCGTGACCATCGACGGGGCCACGTCGCGCGACCTCGATCAGGCCGTGCACCTCGAGGCCGAGGGCAGCGGCTTCCTGCTGCGCTACGCGTTGGCCGACGCGGCCTACTACGTGCGCCCGGGCACCACCCTGTTCGAAGAGGCCGTGAAGCGCGGCGCCAGCTACTACCTGCCGGGCTTCATGATCCCCATGCTGCCGCGGCCGCTGAGCGAAGGCATCATCTCGCTGAACCCCGACGTGGAGCGCCGCGCGCTGGTGTTCGAGATGCACCTCGACGCGGCGGGCCAGTGCCTGCGCACGGAGGTGGTGCGCGCCCTCGTCCGGAGCCACGCGAAGCTGTCGTTCGAGCGGGCGCAGGCCTACCTGGACGACCCGGTGGCGCAGGCCTTCGACGACCCGGCCATCAACAGCAGCCTCACGCTGCTGGCGCACGTGGGCCGCCTGCTCATGCGCGACGCCGAGCGACGCGACGTGGTGCGCTACCGCCGCGAGGAGCTGGGCATCAACGTGGGCGCCGAGGGGCTGACGATGTCGGTGCACCTGCACCCGCGCCTCGAGATCGAGCGCTACAACGAGCAGTGCTCACTGCTGTGCAACGTGGAGGGCGCGAAGCTGCTGCGTGACGGGGTCACCGCGGCGGGCGCCGAGATCCAGCCCATCTACCGTGTGCATCCGTCCCCGGAGCCCGAGAAGGTGCGGCGCTTCGAGGCGCTGCTGGCGGCCATGGTGCGGCTCCACGAGCTCGACGCCAGGGTGTTCGGCTGGCGTGCGGACGGCGACGTGGCGCTCAACGACTTCCTGGACGGGCTCCCGAGCGATGGGCCCCACGCGCGCTTGGCCCAGGCCATCCACCGCCAGGCCGTCATGGTCAACGTGCGCAGCGAGTTCACCGAGGACCCGGGCCAACATCACGGCGTGGGCGCCGAGGTCTACGCGCGCTTCTCTGCCCCCATGCGCGAGATCGTGGGCGTGTTCCTGCACAAGGAGACCTGGGAGCTGCTCTCGGGCGACGTCCCGAGCGCCGACGTGATCGCGCGCGACGAGGCCCTGCGCGACCGCGTGGTGGAGCGCTCCAACGAGGCGAAGCGGATCCAGGGCCGCATCAACCAGCTGGCCCACCTCTACGTGCTGGATCAGCTCTTCGACAACGACCTCGCCCGCCCCGACGAGGAGCGCACGCGCTGGCACGGCACGGTCATGGGGCTGACGCGCGACAAGGTGCACGTGACCTTCGAGGAGCCACCCGTGGACGTGAAGCTCTACATCGACGACCTCGAGGAGCAGCTGCGCACCAAGGTGGAGCTGAGCGACGACGGCGCCTCGTTGCGCCGCGCGAGCGGGCGTGGGGTGTGCCGCATCGGTGAGCCCGTCAGCGTGCGGGTGGCCCGCTGGGACCCGTCTCGCAAGCGCTTCGTGCTGCGCATGGACGTGGACTGA
- a CDS encoding Hsp20/alpha crystallin family protein, translating to MLTLFDPFADFYRTVPARRRPAAVTDGYLRPAVDIHERPEAYEILAELPGVAMENVSVNVEKNVLTIEAQRNESTDTTDEKTGFRHVERVRGTFRRAFTLPETVDAEHIDAKLSDGVLRVTLPKRDAPSPRKIAVSAA from the coding sequence ATGTTGACCCTCTTCGACCCCTTCGCCGACTTCTACCGCACCGTCCCCGCCCGGCGTCGCCCGGCCGCCGTCACGGACGGCTACCTGCGCCCGGCCGTGGACATCCACGAGCGCCCCGAGGCCTACGAGATCTTGGCCGAGCTGCCCGGCGTGGCCATGGAGAACGTGAGCGTCAACGTGGAGAAGAACGTGCTGACCATCGAGGCCCAGCGCAACGAGAGCACCGACACCACGGACGAGAAGACCGGCTTCCGCCACGTGGAGCGGGTCCGCGGGACCTTCCGGCGCGCGTTCACGCTCCCCGAGACGGTCGACGCCGAGCACATCGACGCGAAACTCTCGGATGGCGTGCTGCGCGTGACGCTCCCGAAGCGGGATGCCCCGAGCCCCCGCAAGATCGCGGTCAGCGCTGCGTGA
- a CDS encoding PQQ-like beta-propeller repeat protein: MSDRECNGSERICHEGRCRFIAEVTAELQAQPEPAPTSDAGPAVGETSDAGVSLPAGPVALGLPMFMGDPRHTGRSPHSGPERTPTEAYSYASTGRVFASIVLHQDIAYVASLGRTLSAVGADGSLLWRYSASGRIYGTPAVAPNGTVYLASDDGWLTALRPSGQPAFRVQLGDTLDGSITIGPDGTLYVAGDGVFAVTPQGQIAWQVATAGHIRSSPALHPDGFLVVGTPDGFVRAINLDGRPRWEAQVGASIDGSAAVGDDGTVYIGNDAGYLIALTPGGGVRWRYETGADIRATPAVFPDGTVIVGSYDQHVYAIRPDGSLRWRVPTSGRVRSSALLDANGRIYVGSQDDSIYCLSPNGEVLWQHNIGQDVDATPALGPDGTLFVGADDGRLHALR; encoded by the coding sequence ATGTCGGACCGCGAGTGCAACGGGTCCGAGCGCATCTGCCACGAGGGGCGCTGCCGCTTCATCGCCGAGGTCACGGCGGAGCTCCAGGCGCAGCCGGAGCCAGCGCCCACATCCGACGCCGGGCCTGCGGTGGGCGAGACCAGCGATGCCGGGGTGAGCCTGCCCGCTGGGCCGGTGGCGCTCGGCCTGCCCATGTTCATGGGCGATCCGCGGCACACGGGCCGCAGCCCGCACAGCGGTCCCGAGCGCACCCCCACCGAGGCCTACTCCTACGCGAGCACCGGGCGCGTCTTCGCCAGCATCGTGCTGCACCAGGACATCGCCTACGTGGCGTCACTCGGGCGCACCCTGTCGGCGGTGGGCGCGGACGGCAGCCTGCTGTGGCGGTACAGCGCGAGCGGCCGCATCTACGGGACCCCGGCGGTGGCGCCCAATGGCACCGTCTACCTGGCGAGCGACGATGGCTGGCTGACCGCGCTGCGCCCGTCGGGCCAGCCCGCGTTCCGGGTCCAGCTGGGCGACACGCTGGATGGCAGCATCACCATCGGCCCCGACGGCACCCTCTATGTCGCAGGCGACGGGGTGTTCGCGGTCACGCCGCAGGGGCAGATCGCATGGCAGGTGGCCACCGCCGGCCACATCCGAAGCAGCCCTGCGCTGCACCCCGACGGCTTCCTGGTGGTGGGCACCCCCGACGGTTTCGTGCGCGCCATCAACCTGGATGGGCGCCCGCGCTGGGAGGCCCAAGTAGGCGCCAGCATTGACGGAAGCGCTGCGGTGGGGGACGACGGAACCGTCTACATCGGAAATGACGCGGGGTACTTAATCGCGCTGACCCCTGGCGGCGGCGTCCGATGGCGCTATGAAACCGGCGCGGACATTCGAGCGACCCCGGCTGTCTTTCCTGACGGCACCGTGATCGTCGGCTCCTATGACCAACACGTTTACGCCATCCGCCCGGATGGTTCCCTCCGCTGGCGCGTCCCCACTTCTGGGCGCGTGCGCAGCTCTGCCCTCCTGGATGCGAACGGTCGCATCTACGTGGGCTCTCAAGATGACTCCATCTACTGCCTCTCGCCCAACGGCGAGGTCCTCTGGCAGCACAACATCGGCCAGGACGTGGACGCCACGCCGGCGCTCGGACCCGACGGAACTCTGTTCGTCGGCGCCGACGACGGACGCCTCCACGCGCTGCGCTGA
- a CDS encoding type II toxin-antitoxin system Phd/YefM family antitoxin: MAKQYSIAEARSSLPSIVDQAEAGEEIELTRRGKPVAVVMSVHEFERLRGGRVPFGDAFRRFTAVHPPQELGLDDDVFASARDRDPGRKVAL, translated from the coding sequence GTGGCAAAGCAGTACTCCATCGCCGAAGCTCGTTCGAGCTTGCCCAGCATCGTGGACCAAGCAGAGGCCGGTGAGGAGATCGAACTCACACGGCGCGGTAAGCCCGTGGCCGTCGTGATGTCCGTGCACGAATTCGAGCGGCTACGTGGTGGGCGCGTGCCCTTCGGCGACGCCTTTCGTCGGTTCACCGCCGTACACCCGCCGCAGGAGTTGGGCTTGGACGACGACGTGTTCGCATCGGCGCGCGATCGTGACCCTGGTCGGAAGGTCGCGCTTTGA
- the rnr gene encoding ribonuclease R, which yields MTTLHPDDVLRVLRTRAPRALQLGEIQTRLFDNPDDAKAARGELLAVLDTLCVQGSAQEMPGLRFRFQTVPVQVEPPAPPEVSGPVKPRKPKNKFVVQDRHGVRRDEQPTDTRALAPIPALAPVVPDFESPPDKRVDLRPANRNDGRPANRQNGRNDGRSDKRSDRPDWREAREPREPVVEAPRSPWQRPAQRAATVAGYLTVTPRAFGFVAAEDGGPDVFVGPTSMGAALHGDKVEVVAQPSAKGREGYVVGILSRRAPRITGTLRRMGNQTFLEPDDVRLRGPMELVQAVPAEAKVGDVVDARIVRFPQDANERPGVVVEGILGVQGITAVEVAKIKIRENVVEEFPPAVLAEAANIPQRVAPADKVGREDLRELDLCTIDPADARDHDDALFIERKKGGGFHVVVAIADVSHYVRLGTAIDDEAQARCTSIYLPDRVIPMLPHEISSNLASLVPKKDRLCLAVDITLDATGRVTHHRYIEGIMRSTAKLTYEGVADALGLTTEGGVKQAAARERVPMLQALLDLSRILRQRRLERGALDFDLPEPRVKLDEQGEPIDVVRSRQDPGVREAYRVVEEMMLLANETVASDLSQRGIPAIYRTHGAPAAEKLETFCELATSLGEPLDAEAAQDPKQLTEFLARIEGEPAAPVLRYLLLRAMQQAIYGTDDVGHFGLAAKHYLHFTSPIRRYPDLAVHRVVRALARGEFVDGALLLPMLRKMAARSSQLERRAMTVERDVVSLYRCLVMRDKVGEEMNATISGLDETGFYASIDSPFVDVFVPCERLTDDYYAVDRLGVRLVGQRGGRVFEMGQPVTIRVVSVGLERRRVEAELVGVLEERRQPGGRGRSRDDGGGKPRGEWQGKRGKPKSAERGDAPSKSGSKPGKSGGKAGGKAGGGKSGGKPSAASKPGEGKRSRKR from the coding sequence ATGACGACACTTCATCCCGACGACGTACTGCGCGTCCTCCGCACGCGTGCACCGCGGGCCCTCCAGTTAGGCGAGATCCAGACCCGCCTGTTCGACAACCCCGATGACGCCAAGGCCGCCCGCGGCGAGCTGCTGGCCGTGCTGGACACGCTCTGCGTGCAGGGCTCGGCGCAAGAGATGCCCGGCCTGCGCTTCCGCTTCCAGACCGTGCCCGTGCAGGTGGAGCCTCCGGCGCCGCCCGAGGTGAGCGGGCCCGTGAAGCCGCGCAAGCCCAAGAACAAGTTCGTGGTGCAAGACCGCCACGGCGTCCGGCGCGACGAGCAGCCGACCGACACCCGGGCGCTCGCGCCCATCCCGGCTCTGGCCCCCGTCGTGCCGGACTTCGAGAGCCCGCCCGACAAGCGCGTGGACCTGCGCCCCGCCAACCGGAACGACGGCCGGCCGGCCAATCGGCAAAACGGGCGCAACGACGGCCGCAGTGACAAGCGCAGCGACCGCCCCGACTGGCGCGAGGCCCGTGAGCCGCGTGAGCCCGTGGTGGAAGCGCCGCGCTCGCCCTGGCAGCGCCCCGCTCAGCGCGCCGCCACCGTGGCGGGCTACCTGACTGTGACGCCGCGCGCGTTCGGCTTCGTGGCGGCCGAAGACGGCGGCCCCGACGTGTTCGTGGGCCCCACGTCCATGGGCGCCGCGCTGCACGGCGACAAGGTGGAGGTCGTGGCGCAGCCCTCCGCCAAGGGCCGCGAGGGCTACGTGGTGGGCATCCTGTCCCGCCGCGCCCCGCGCATCACCGGCACGCTGCGCCGCATGGGCAACCAGACCTTCCTCGAGCCCGACGACGTGCGCCTGCGCGGCCCCATGGAGCTGGTGCAGGCCGTGCCCGCCGAAGCCAAGGTGGGTGACGTGGTGGACGCCCGCATCGTGCGCTTCCCGCAGGACGCCAACGAGCGCCCCGGCGTGGTGGTCGAAGGCATCCTCGGCGTGCAGGGCATCACCGCCGTGGAGGTGGCCAAGATCAAGATCCGCGAGAACGTGGTGGAGGAGTTCCCGCCGGCCGTGCTGGCCGAGGCGGCGAACATCCCGCAGCGCGTGGCGCCCGCCGACAAGGTGGGCCGCGAGGACCTGCGCGAGCTCGACCTCTGCACCATCGACCCGGCCGACGCGCGCGACCACGACGACGCGCTCTTCATCGAGCGCAAGAAGGGCGGCGGCTTCCACGTGGTGGTGGCCATCGCCGACGTCTCGCACTACGTGCGGCTCGGCACCGCCATCGACGACGAGGCGCAGGCGCGTTGCACCAGCATCTACCTGCCCGACCGCGTGATCCCCATGCTGCCGCACGAGATCAGCAGCAACCTCGCGTCGCTCGTGCCCAAGAAGGACCGGCTGTGCCTGGCGGTGGACATCACGCTGGACGCCACGGGGCGCGTCACGCACCACCGCTACATCGAAGGCATCATGCGCTCCACCGCGAAGCTCACCTACGAGGGTGTGGCCGACGCGCTGGGGCTCACCACCGAGGGCGGCGTGAAGCAGGCCGCCGCACGCGAGCGGGTGCCCATGCTGCAGGCCCTGCTGGACCTGTCGCGCATCCTGCGGCAGCGGCGCCTCGAGCGCGGCGCGCTCGACTTCGACCTGCCCGAGCCGCGCGTGAAGCTGGACGAGCAGGGCGAGCCCATCGACGTGGTGCGCTCGCGTCAGGACCCCGGCGTGCGCGAGGCCTATCGCGTGGTCGAAGAGATGATGCTGCTGGCCAACGAGACCGTGGCGAGCGACTTGTCGCAGCGCGGCATCCCGGCCATCTACCGCACGCACGGCGCGCCCGCGGCCGAGAAGCTCGAGACCTTCTGCGAGCTGGCGACCTCGCTCGGCGAGCCGCTGGACGCCGAGGCGGCGCAGGACCCGAAGCAGCTCACGGAGTTCCTCGCGCGCATCGAGGGCGAGCCCGCCGCGCCCGTGCTGCGCTACCTGTTGCTGCGCGCCATGCAGCAGGCCATCTACGGCACCGACGACGTGGGCCACTTCGGCCTGGCGGCCAAGCACTACCTGCACTTCACCTCGCCCATTCGGCGCTATCCGGACTTGGCGGTGCACCGCGTGGTGCGCGCCCTGGCCCGCGGCGAGTTCGTGGACGGCGCGCTGCTGCTGCCCATGCTGCGCAAGATGGCGGCCCGCAGCAGCCAGCTCGAGCGCCGCGCCATGACCGTGGAGCGCGACGTGGTGAGCCTCTACCGCTGCCTGGTCATGCGCGACAAGGTGGGCGAAGAGATGAACGCGACCATCAGCGGGCTCGACGAGACTGGCTTCTACGCGAGCATCGACAGCCCCTTCGTGGACGTGTTCGTGCCCTGCGAGCGGCTGACGGATGACTACTACGCGGTGGACCGCCTGGGCGTGCGCCTGGTGGGTCAGCGCGGCGGGCGCGTGTTCGAGATGGGGCAGCCCGTCACCATCCGCGTGGTGAGCGTGGGCCTCGAGCGGCGCCGCGTGGAGGCCGAGCTGGTGGGTGTGCTGGAAGAGCGCCGTCAGCCCGGTGGACGTGGGCGCTCACGCGACGACGGCGGCGGCAAGCCGCGCGGCGAGTGGCAGGGCAAGCGCGGCAAGCCCAAGTCGGCCGAGCGCGGGGACGCGCCCAGCAAGTCGGGCAGCAAGCCCGGCAAGTCCGGTGGCAAGGCGGGCGGCAAGGCGGGTGGTGGCAAGTCGGGTGGGAAGCCCAGCGCGGCCAGCAAGCCCGGCGAGGGCAAGCGCAGCCGCAAGCGCTGA
- a CDS encoding VTT domain-containing protein, translating to MSNDDVVVHPPAEPKKTWRLIVLAVVLVGLVVLGKVTGLTDHLTVPKIRAFMSELGVLGFLLFLVVFCVGELVHIPGLVFMLAAVVAYGSVGGGVAGFVGGVISVTFTFVLVRRVGGQPLGEIKWPIMRKVMELLGERPIAVVTVLRMVFAFSPVLNYALGMSSVRLREYVIGSFIGLIPWAVGCALATEWVLEWSGLAAG from the coding sequence GTGTCCAACGACGACGTGGTGGTGCACCCGCCCGCAGAACCGAAGAAGACGTGGCGGCTCATCGTGCTCGCCGTGGTGCTGGTGGGCCTGGTGGTCCTCGGGAAGGTCACCGGGCTCACCGATCACCTGACCGTCCCCAAGATCCGGGCGTTCATGAGCGAGCTCGGCGTGCTGGGCTTCCTGCTCTTCCTGGTGGTCTTCTGCGTGGGCGAGCTGGTCCACATCCCGGGCCTGGTGTTCATGCTGGCCGCCGTGGTGGCCTATGGCTCCGTGGGCGGCGGCGTGGCGGGCTTCGTGGGCGGCGTCATCTCCGTCACCTTCACGTTCGTGCTGGTGCGGCGCGTGGGCGGTCAGCCGCTCGGCGAGATCAAGTGGCCCATCATGCGCAAGGTCATGGAGCTGCTGGGCGAGCGGCCCATCGCCGTGGTCACCGTGCTGCGCATGGTGTTCGCGTTCTCGCCGGTGCTGAATTACGCGCTGGGCATGTCGAGCGTGCGCCTGCGCGAGTACGTCATCGGCTCGTTCATCGGGCTCATCCCGTGGGCCGTGGGCTGCGCGCTGGCCACCGAGTGGGTGCTCGAGTGGTCGGGGCTCGCGGCGGGCTGA